The Elaeis guineensis isolate ETL-2024a chromosome 13, EG11, whole genome shotgun sequence genome includes a region encoding these proteins:
- the LOC105055853 gene encoding U-box domain-containing protein 30 yields MPQYQQPPSWRLEGGGQILDLETAVKDGILGGGGGGGGLGGAAGEKVDLKKMIEELEPVEDVPSVFICPISLEPMVDPVTLCTGQTYERSNILKWLSMGHLTCPTTMQELWDDAVTPNRTLHQLIHAWFSQRYLHFKKRSEDVQGRAAELLETLKKVKGQARVQALKELQKMVVNHSSVQNTVADSGGIALLTSLLGPFTSHAVGSEAIGILVNLSLDSEAMANLMQPAKISLVVDMLNEGTIDTKINCTRLIEMLMGEKDFRSEIVSSLSLLAGLMRLAKDRRHPNGTLAGLSLLKTICSHERVRGLIVSVGAVSQLVELLPNLSHEYLELALRILDDLSTIPEGRVALKDCPQTIPNAVRLLMRVSESCTRYALSILWAVCKLAPDECASLAVEAGLAAKLLLVIQSGCSPELKQRSAELLKLCSLNYTATLFISKCKLTRTIQ; encoded by the coding sequence ATGCCGCAGTACCAGCAACCGCCGTCCTGGAGGCTGGAGGGCGGTGGCCAGATCCTGGATCTGGAGACGGCTGTGAAAGATGGCATCTTGGGCGGCGGTGGAGGCGGGGGCGGCctcggcggcgcagccggcgagAAGGTGGACTTGAAGAAGATGATCGAGGAGCTGGAGCCGGTGGAGGACGTCCCCTCGGTGTTCATCTGCCCCATCTCCCTGGAGCCCATGGTGGATCCGGTGACCCTGTGCACCGGCCAGACCTACGAGCGCTCCAACATCCTCAAATGGCTCTCCATGGGACACCTCACCTGCCCCACCACCATGCAAGAGCTCTGGGACGACGCCGTCACGCCCAACCGCACCCTCCACCAGCTGATCCACGCCTGGTTCTCCCAGCGCTACCTCCACTTCAAGAAGCGCTCCGAGGACGTCCAGGGCCGCGCCGCCGAGCTCCTCGAGACCCTGAAAAAGGTTAAAGGCCAGGCCAGAGTCCAAGCTCTGAAAGAGCTCCAGAAGATGGTCGTCAACCACTCCTCCGTCCAGAACACCGTCGCCGACTCCGGCGGCATCGCCCTTCTGACCTCCCTTCTTGGCCCCTTCACTTCCCATGCCGTCGGCTCCGAGGCGATCGGCATCCTCGTCAACCTTTCGCTGGATTCGGAGGCGATGGCGAATCTAATGCAGCCAGCGAAGATATCGCTGGTCGTCGACATGCTCAACGAGGGGACGATCGATACCAAAATCAATTGCACGAGGCTGATCGAGATGTTGATGGGGGAGAAGGATTTCCGGTCGGAGATCGTGTCAAGTTTGAGTCTTTTGGCGGGGTTGATGAGGCTGGCGAAGGATAGGAGGCACCCCAACGGCACTTTGGCCGGTCTCAGTTTGCTCAAGACCATTTGCTCCCACGAACGAGTCAGAGGCCTCATTGTCAGCGTTGGTGCCGTCTCGCAGCTCGTGGAGCTCTTGCCGAATTTGAGTCACGAGTACTTGGAATTGGCTCTCCGGATCTTGGATGATCTTTCGACGATCCCCGAAGGGCGGGTGGCTTTGAAGGATTGCCCTCAGACCATTCCCAATGCCGTGAGGCTGTTAATGAGGGTGTCCGAGTCCTGCACGCGGTACGCATTGTCCATCTTATGGGCGGTCTGTAAGCTCGCTCCCGATGAATGCGCTTCGCTTGCGGTCGAGGCGGGCTTGGCTGCCAAGTTGTTGCTTGTTATACAGAGTGGCTGCAGCCCGGAGCTAAAGCAACGGTCGGCCGAGCTTTTGAAGCTGTGCAGTCTCAATTACACAGCTACCCTGTTCATCTCCAAGTGCAAGCTCACGAGGACGATCCAATGA